The Myxocyprinus asiaticus isolate MX2 ecotype Aquarium Trade chromosome 39, UBuf_Myxa_2, whole genome shotgun sequence genome window below encodes:
- the LOC127429711 gene encoding ras-related protein ORAB-1-like isoform X1: MNPEYDYLFKLLLIGDSGVGKSCLLLRFADDTYTESYISTIGVDFKIRTIEMEGKTVKLQIWDTAGQERFRTITSSYYRGAHGIIIVYDVTEQESFNNVKQWLEEIDRYACENVSKLLVGNKSDLSSKKVVDFTTAKEFAEPLKIPFLETSAKNANNVEKAFLTMSSEIQKRIGTDSVQNETVKMGSKISSAPLWPGGEKSVAEEVSSCC, from the exons ATGAACCCTGAGTA TGACTACCTGTTCAAGTTACTGCTCATTGGTGACTCTGGTGTGGGAAAGTCATGTTTACTCCTACGCTTTGCT GATGACACTTATACAGAGAGCTACATCAGCACTATTGGtgtagacttcaaaatcagaacTATTGAAATGGAGGGGAAGACTGTCAAACTGcaaatt TGGGACACAGCAGGACAGGAGCGATTTCGGACTATAACATCCAGCTATTATCGTGGAGCCCATGGGATCATAATAGTCTATGATGTCACAGAGCAG GAGTCTTTCAACAATGTGAAGCAATGGTTAGAAGAGATTGATCGCTATGCATGTGAAAATGTCTCCAAGTTGCTAGTCGGGAACAAAAGTGACCTTTCCTCTAAAAAGGTGGTGGACTTTACAACAGCAAAG GAATTTGCTGAGCCACTCAAAATCCCATTCCTGGAGACAAGTGCCAAGAATGCAAACAACGTAGAAAAGGCATTTTTAACAATGTCCTCTGAAATTCAAAAGAGGATTGGGACAGACAGTGTTCAGAATGAAACTGTTAAAATGGGATCCAAAATAAGCAGTGCCCCCCTATGGCCGGGAGGAGAGAAATCAGTAGCTGAAGAGGTCAGCTCTTGCTGTTAG
- the LOC127429711 gene encoding ras-related protein ORAB-1-like isoform X2 gives MFTPTLCLFPQDDTYTESYISTIGVDFKIRTIEMEGKTVKLQIWDTAGQERFRTITSSYYRGAHGIIIVYDVTEQESFNNVKQWLEEIDRYACENVSKLLVGNKSDLSSKKVVDFTTAKEFAEPLKIPFLETSAKNANNVEKAFLTMSSEIQKRIGTDSVQNETVKMGSKISSAPLWPGGEKSVAEEVSSCC, from the exons ATGTTTACTCCTACGCTTTGCT TATTCCCACAGGATGACACTTATACAGAGAGCTACATCAGCACTATTGGtgtagacttcaaaatcagaacTATTGAAATGGAGGGGAAGACTGTCAAACTGcaaatt TGGGACACAGCAGGACAGGAGCGATTTCGGACTATAACATCCAGCTATTATCGTGGAGCCCATGGGATCATAATAGTCTATGATGTCACAGAGCAG GAGTCTTTCAACAATGTGAAGCAATGGTTAGAAGAGATTGATCGCTATGCATGTGAAAATGTCTCCAAGTTGCTAGTCGGGAACAAAAGTGACCTTTCCTCTAAAAAGGTGGTGGACTTTACAACAGCAAAG GAATTTGCTGAGCCACTCAAAATCCCATTCCTGGAGACAAGTGCCAAGAATGCAAACAACGTAGAAAAGGCATTTTTAACAATGTCCTCTGAAATTCAAAAGAGGATTGGGACAGACAGTGTTCAGAATGAAACTGTTAAAATGGGATCCAAAATAAGCAGTGCCCCCCTATGGCCGGGAGGAGAGAAATCAGTAGCTGAAGAGGTCAGCTCTTGCTGTTAG
- the LOC127429709 gene encoding gap junction delta-2 protein-like yields MGDWSILGRFLTEVQNHSTVIGKIWLTVLLIFRILLVTLVGDAVYSDEQSKFTCNTLQPGCNNVCYDTFAPVSHLRFWVFQIVLVSTPSIFYIIYVLHKITKDEKLETERVQAEAKHPAGDYPGRLEGEGVKPAYGPQGEEWGGQDEGSVEQSLLQKDFGEVGKDPTTLSSQVLLIYIVHVLIRSVLEITFLVGQYYLFGFEVPHLFRCETYPCPTRTDCFVSRATEKTIFLNFMFSTSLGCFLLNIVELHYLGWIYIFRMLCAACFLCCRPERELYPQHNPLLLRLRHSMRGRLVLQSPITALSQEKTGTSLLSHAPSIFFETDSTLECTSKRNLEERERMRMKLANMARFGGKKSWL; encoded by the coding sequence ATGGGGGACTGGTCAATTCTGGGCCGCTTTCTAACAGAGGTACAGAATCATTCGACAGTCATTGGAAAGATCTGGCTCACAGTGCTCCTGATTTTTAGGATACTGCTGGTGACACTTGTGGGAGATGCCGTGTACAGCGACGAGCAATCCAAGTTCACCTGCAATACACTGCAGCCGGGCTGCAACAATGTCTGCTATGACACTTTTGCCCCCGTCTCACACTTGCGCTTCTGGGTCTTCCAGATTGTGCTGGTCTCAACACCATCCATCTTCTACATCATCTATGTCCTGCACAAAATCACCAAAGACGAAAAGCTAGAGACAGAGAGGGTTCAGGCAGAGGCCAAGCACCCAGCAGGGGACTATCCTGGGAGGTTGGAAGGGGAGGGTGTCAAACCAGCATATGGGCCCCAGGGGGAAGAGTGGGGTGGTCAGGATGAGGGGAGTGTGGAGCAAAGCCTACTGCAGAAAGATTTTGGTGAGGTGGGCAAAGACCCAACCACACTCTCCAGTCAGGTTCTGCTGATCTATATTGTTCACGTGCTGATCCGTTCTGTTTTGGAGATCACCTTTCTTGTCGGTCAGTACTACCTGTTTGGATTTGAGGTGCCTCATTTGTTCCGCTGTGAAACCTACCCCTGCCCGACACGGACTGACTGTTTTGTGTCACGAGCCACTGAAAAGACTATCTTCCTTAATTTTATGTTTAGCACCAGCCTGGGCTGTTTTCTCTTAAACATTGTGGAGCTTCACTACCTTGGCTGGATTTATATTTTCCGCATgctatgtgctgcatgcttcctATGCTGTAGGCCCGAAAGGGAACTGTACCCTCAACACAATCCTTTGCTGCTAAGGCTCAGACACTCAATGCGTGGCAGGCTAGTCCTGCAGTCCCCCATAACAGCCCTGTCTCAGGAGAAGACAGGGACATCTTTGCTTTCACATGCCCCATCAATCTTCTTTGAGACCGACTCCACTCTGGAGTGCACTTCAAAGAGGAACCTAGAGGAGAGGGAACGCATGAGGATGAAATTGGCCAACATGGCTAGATTTGGTGGCAAAAAGTCCTGGTTGTAA